TAGCGCCGAACGGTGCCGGGGGCGGTGGAGTGGGGCCGCCCgggcccaccggtggccattcgTCCAAGTCGAAAAACTCCGACCTGCGGTTGTTCAAGTGTTTGACGTGCGGGAAAGACTTCAAGCAGAAGAGCACGCTGCTGCAGCACGAGCGCATCCACACCGACTCCCGGCCGTACGGGTGTCCGGAGTGTGGCAAGCGCTTCCGGCAGCAGTCGCACCTCACGCAGCACCTGCGGATACACGCGAACGAAAAACCGTTCAGCTGCGCGTACTGCCCGCGCAGCTTCCGCCAGCGGGCCATCCTCAACCAGCACATCCGCATTCACTCAGGTGATAAGCCCTTCGGATGCCCGTATCCGGAATGCGGCAAAAAATTTCGTCAAAAGGCCATATTGAACCAACATGTGCGCACCCATCAAGGCGAGCGATCGATTATTGTGACGATTTATATACTTAGATATTAATACCCACCCCAAACCGCTTCATCCGCCCCGTTTCCTGACAACCTGTCCCCAGGGCTCTAACTCTACTACCTTGCTTTACCATTCCTGGTCCCTGGACTTTTTTCTGCAGTCCCACCCTGTACCCGCTTACATCACGGTCCTCAGTTCCCCATGTAACATCCTTCCATCGCGCCAAGTACTGAACCCCCGGCATCCTAAACGGGTGCCACAATACGCCAGATGTGTCCCAAAATTCCAAATTTATCACCGGTGGGCAGTGCCCCGGCGAGCGATTGGCAGGCGCCCCATTCTCAAAAGGCGCTTCTGGCACATTGTTTGGGTAATGGCCCCCAAACCTTtcggccccaaaacaaaaaaaaaaccaaaaggCAAAAGAAGTTCATACTCTGTCATAACATACCCCCGAACTCCCCGATTAGTTTTATGGATAAACTAAACGGAAACAGAGGCCTCACCGGCACGACCAGCACGACGCGCCGGGATCCACCGGATACGCTCTCGCGACGCGACCGTGTGTGTCCGTGGATCCGGGTGCCGTCGGTGCGTGGTGCGGTGTTCGTTGCTTTCTGTCCGGCGTGCAGAACGATAGATCTTTCACGGGGTACTCTCGGTTCCCACGGTTCTCCTCTCCGCAGATGTGTCTCCGCATTTGATCTTCAAGAACGGGCCGCACGCCACGCTGTGGCCCCAGGATGTGCCGTATCCGCCGGAGCTGGAGAATGCCCAGCCGAAGGACGAGCAGCCGTTCGGTGACGAGGCGTCGCagggtggtggcgctggcgagTCGCGCGGTTGCTTCTCGCCCGAAAACTATCCGGCCTACTTCAAGGATGGCAAGGGCGTGAACCACTCGATCTTCGGCAACAATCTGCAGTATCTGAACAaggcgaccggcggcggcggcaaggCGATGCTACCGGATGTGATCCagcacggtcggtcggccggcatGCCGCTGTACGTGCGGTGTCCGATCTGCCAGAAGGAGTTCAAACAGAAGAGCACCCTGCTGCAGCACGGTTGCATCCACATCGAGTCGCGCCCGTACCCGTGCCCCGAGTGTGGCAAGCGGTTCCGCCAGCAGTCGCACCTGACGCAGCACCTGCGCATCCACACGAACGAGAAGCCGTTCGGTTGCATGTACTGTCCGCGGTTCTTCCGTCAGCGCACCATTCTGAATCAGGTACCTTTCGACAAGGGAGCAACCTacggcgagaaagagagagaacgttAACTGACCGATACTGTCGTCTGTCTACTCACACAGCACATTCGTATCCACACGGGCGAGAAGCCGTACCGGTGTGGCCAGTGCGGCAAGGACTTCCGGCAGAAGGCCATCCTCGATCAGCACACCCGCACGCACCAGGTAGTTGTAAAATTAAGATTTCAGAGGCTTTGACACTGAGCGGCGCGCGGCGGTGTCAACAAAAGGCACACTTTGATTGGGGTTGACGATGTCACCGAGTGTTGAGCCGAATGACAGCTCAGGAAGCTAaacgtttctttcttttgcaggGTGATCGACCGTTCTGCTGCCCGATGCCGAACTGCAGGCGCCGCTTCGCCACCGAGCAGGAGGTTAAGAAACATATCGACAACCACATGAACCCGCATTCGTCCAAGTCGAGAAAGCTGGCCAACCAaatggctgccgccgccgccaacagcaacaacaacaacaataacaacagcagcaacaataacaataacaacagcaacaacaacaacaacaacaatgccCCCGGAACCAACGGGAACGCGGCCAcgaacaataacaataacaacagcaacaataacaacaacaacaataacaacggcaacaataacaacaacaacaacaacggtatTATCGAGCAGAAGGTGTCGCCCACGTTCCTGATGGCGGCAGCGGACAAGCAGAACCAGCTCATCCAGCGGATGGCGCCGGTCAAGCACGAGCTGTACTTCCCGCAGTGCTACGGCCCACCGTTCAATCAGTCGTTCGCGGCAGGCGCCGCGGCCGTCGCGGCAGCCAACGCCAACtcggccgccgctgcagcagccgctgccgcgGTCGCCTCCGTCGCCTCGTCTAATCcggccaaccagcagcagcagcaatcggcCGGTCTGGGTGGAGCCGGTGGTcctccccagcagcagcaacaacaacagcccccgccaccgcccccaCCGCACGTCCCGGTCACATCGGTGCCACCGGTTTCGGCAGCCACCGGCGCGGCCGCTGCCATCGTGGCCACCCCGCAAGCCGTCGTGGCACAGTGATAtccgacgaccaccaccgaccagcggCACCATTTGGTTCACctgcaccaaccaccaccaccaccaccaccaccacttccgATGGCCAGGCACTGAGAACCGCCCGACGGGCGAGCGGCTGTGGTGGAAGGCAACATAACCTAGCAAAACGAAGGTGCAAATCCGTAATCGAAACCA
The nucleotide sequence above comes from Anopheles bellator chromosome 1, idAnoBellAS_SP24_06.2, whole genome shotgun sequence. Encoded proteins:
- the LOC131214992 gene encoding zinc finger protein 467, yielding MAINFSASFAACLAAGLKVPRQIMYCISQDTAPYVLYKDSQEAAERGAAAAAAAQWGNGDGGGPVYPSAAAIQQNAQNHLQAHMNGATQQQLVAAAAAAAAHHHQQQQQQQHHQTSANNSPPNQDVRPPQPGEQANGHLHSPATSPYPANNGPDIEEDLIKVQSMQQPVQHQQPNGQLVQQQQQQQQQQTNNSPTTQSLSNDHNQQSGGGPGNQQHGAAPGAGQQQGGPGAGCFGNEASQAELNYYAAQRHHGGPQGAMLPPPGFAPLHHYLNKNGVLPVGMPGGGGGGGGGPSLDQSATGGGPLEQQYGMPDLLHAGASATGSQATGQQQLHHSPTNGVIAPNGAGGGGVGPPGPTGGHSSKSKNSDLRLFKCLTCGKDFKQKSTLLQHERIHTDSRPYGCPECGKRFRQQSHLTQHLRIHANEKPFSCAYCPRSFRQRAILNQHIRIHSGDKPFGCPYPECGKKFRQKAILNQHVRTHQDVSPHLIFKNGPHATLWPQDVPYPPELENAQPKDEQPFGDEASQGGGAGESRGCFSPENYPAYFKDGKGVNHSIFGNNLQYLNKATGGGGKAMLPDVIQHGRSAGMPLYVRCPICQKEFKQKSTLLQHGCIHIESRPYPCPECGKRFRQQSHLTQHLRIHTNEKPFGCMYCPRFFRQRTILNQHIRIHTGEKPYRCGQCGKDFRQKAILDQHTRTHQVGDRPFCCPMPNCRRRFATEQEVKKHIDNHMNPHSSKSRKLANQMAAAAANSNNNNNNNSSNNNNNNSNNNNNNNAPGTNGNAATNNNNNNSNNNNNNNNNGNNNNNNNNGIIEQKVSPTFLMAAADKQNQLIQRMAPVKHELYFPQCYGPPFNQSFAAGAAAVAAANANSAAAAAAAAAVASVASSNPANQQQQQSAGLGGAGGPPQQQQQQQPPPPPPPHVPVTSVPPVSAATGAAAAIVATPQAVVAQ